The DNA segment aatgcaagtGTTCTCtcacatgtttggtcaccataactgttgcatgaaaccggggTGTAATAATCCAGAACCTTTGCACTTAAgtatttgtatgtcagctgacaagcgTTCAGCTGATATCGCATCAATTTGTACCTGTctaactatttttttcttcttagcgGATTCTGGCATGTTATGGACATGGCGGAACAGCTCCTTCAGCGCCTCTTCTGTGTGATATCGACTGTCGTCTGGTTGGGAGCAGGGTGGATCCATGCAGTTCCGCTTAGAGGGGAGCAGACCTTTGGAGCCTTGAGATGGCAAGAGGTCCAAGTCATCCTAGAAaaggtacaaataaataaaacacattcttaaaataaaccaaaaaaaacacaacaccaccAGGTAAAAATCACCAAATAGCGATACATTCtgtatgcttttttgttttttgtactgtttttactTTACAAGAGTGTATCTAGAAAAACACTTAAACTGTAATATTGTAGTTATAGTAACACATAATTTGAGGCTGTGAGAAACTGGAATCAAGGCAGGTACCCTTACCTTGGATTGAACCATTTTGGATCCTGAAAATTGTATCCTGGCATGCTCTCGAATGTAAAAGGGTGCCTAAAAAAAGGAACAATTTTTGttattactaattatttattttataaatcaagATCTGAGGTTCAAGACATTACCGTTCAATAATACCTGAAAAATGTATATACAATCCTTAAGTTGAAAGAGAGTAGGTTTGACTTGCTTACGATTTATTCTGATTTATTTGGTATGGATGAAATGCTACTATAAAAAACCTGGagcaaaaataagaaaataagaaaaaaaatgttctaaCCCGGAATATTTTCTGAGAGTGCTTGATCATGAATGCCATGCCATAGTTCAGTTTCATCATGTTCTCTTGGAGGTCGCATGCCGTCAGCTAATTCAgcacaaaaaagaaacaactcAGTTATGTCAGAGATCAGGTTTCAGATGTCATTCATACAGTGCCGCCTTTCTATATTACTCACTAATGCCCTGCACCAGATGAACATGAAATACAGACACTATGACAATGTACTAAAAGGGAGAGATGCAGCGATCGCagtatatttcataaataaaacatgcatggCAAGTATTTTGTATTCCCCATTGCTCCTGTATACTAATAATCTTTTGGTTTTGTGGTTTGTTCTACACATACATTTCATGCCATAAAAGTACCTGCTGGCAAGATCAACATGGGGAAACAAAACTATTTTAGAATTTATTTGAATCTGTAAAGGTTCACTTGCTTATTTAAAACAAGCATCCAGTGTTCACGTTTTTAGAAACAAATGCCTGTACTGGCAAGTGGCTCaaatttttgtattgttattttctttttcattttaaatgtttttcaatttATATGAAAAATTGACATAAGCCACTATTGCTTATACTAACGACAAATCTAGCTTAATAGACTTTTTAAATACAACCTACATTTTTTGGCCACATGATCTGAGGGGCGAACATGAGGGCCAGGTTAGAGGCAGACATCTTGTTTTTCTCCTGCTGCCTGGCAGTCTGGTAGAGGAGATCCAACAGGAGCTTCAGGAGGCTGCGATTGGCAGGTGGAAGAAGCATGAACAGCAGCTGCAGAGCCTCAATCTGACGCTCTTTGTCTGGAACTGTGGTCTTATTCCCCTTCTCATCAAACAGGGTCATGtctaaaaacaaattataaattgtATCTAACAGTGTAGCCACTTACAGAAAACCCTGtaacatttatttgaaatacattacTTTACTCTTGCAGTACACCATATCGTATGTATTGCAACGACATTTCATATTATTCTGCTTGTTTTGACAAATCCTGGGGAATAAGCTGAAAACATGTCCACTTtcaatgtcaaaaaaaaaatttgtCTTAAGAATGCCAAAGTGTATAGAGATAATCCTCCCTCCTTTTTCTGATAGTGTGTTTCAAAATATATACACCACACTTGATAAATCAACAACTGAATCTGATTCTGCAGTGCAACACTGGTGAAGAGTTGCAGGACTATGAAGGAATGCACTGTGTAATGTCTTTTTTGGATTGTTACTGTACCTGCTATTTTAAGATGAGCATGGTAATGCTTATGAGTCAGCAGTGTTTCAGGCAGTTCCCCGAGAAATGTTTTGAGCAAGGAGGCCACGTCATTAGGATGATATTCCCCAGAATCCAGGTCTATATCAGTACCGCTGTTCAGACACTCCTTCAGAGCTTGCTGCCTGATGCTGTTCCCAGGGACTCGGAACAGCCCTTCCACTTGTAAGTCTGAAACATTTCATCCATAAATATAAACCATTTGATACAAATTCCCCCCCCAGGATAAAATGAGAATGATGGCATTAAGCCCCTGCAATCTGTTACACAATTTAAAAGTTTCATGCTTCAATAAAGAATTTGAGTCAGCTCAAAAAGTAGCATATTACTCTAAAAGTGatttatacagtattttgtaagactgaaaagaaaaaaaaatgaaaaggaacaaagcTAAGCATACTATACATAAGAAAATTAAGTTGCAAAAACAGCCTTGACTAAACAGCCTAGAACTCCTGAAAAGAACTGATGCGATATCAGAACAATATGCATTCCACTGACAGTAGGGCACAGATCTGAAAGTTTGTAtgtataaagaaataaaaactcaCTTTTGTGCAAATACTCAATTAGCTGGTAAATTTGTGCAATCCCTTCCTCAGTCAGAGGGGCTCCAAATACAACACCTTTATCTAGAATTAGAAACATACTTTTCATTTAACATGGACTACACAGTTACTGCTttaagcttctttttttttttttaaacttgtatacATTCTCAAAATATTATGGTGCTACAAATTACTCATCAGatattagtacagtattaataaataaaataaaaatatacaagtGCCAATATGCAATTTATAGTACTGGTGGAGCaccatagcagtttgattcagTCCTGGTTTTGCTGAGTTTAAAGACAcattgttacctatacactgtggctgacCAAGcttctattaaaacctggaatgggtgaaactgccatgcaataggcatctcatttccatccctggaacatGGGTGAAACTGTGTCACAATCTGTcatctcacacacgcacacaaacagaGTTCAAAGCTTAAACAGTGATTTCATTGATTTTGCTGTTTTCAGATTTCTA comes from the Acipenser ruthenus chromosome 13, fAciRut3.2 maternal haplotype, whole genome shotgun sequence genome and includes:
- the LOC117417997 gene encoding rho GTPase-activating protein 19-like isoform X2, whose amino-acid sequence is MSHETCPRSQPIIFNPDFFVEKLRHEKPDAFMELVLSNVTRLIDLPGTEFAQLLGEVDPKLHSGTGVAAGFFRSLNFLKRKDKGVVFGAPLTEEGIAQIYQLIEYLHKNLQVEGLFRVPGNSIRQQALKECLNSGTDIDLDSGEYHPNDVASLLKTFLGELPETLLTHKHYHAHLKIADMTLFDEKGNKTTVPDKERQIEALQLLFMLLPPANRSLLKLLLDLLYQTARQQEKNKMSASNLALMFAPQIMWPKNLTACDLQENMMKLNYGMAFMIKHSQKIFRAPFYIREHARIQFSGSKMVQSKDDLDLLPSQGSKGLLPSKRNCMDPPCSQPDDSRYHTEEALKELFRHVHNMPESAKKKKIVRQFNKQATPSTPVFDTLTPPRKKHARSRSFGGLIKRKVLGNQFVMEKKNKNVTPETTTCSSGQIDKACKEDINLNVLQRPQDSPALLNRQLCPQSSNDYLGRKKESCSLTNVCFSPTHESSV
- the LOC117417997 gene encoding rho GTPase-activating protein 19-like isoform X1, which produces MAAGKEADRNKQSRRDTFCNVVMSHETCPRSQPIIFNPDFFVEKLRHEKPDAFMELVLSNVTRLIDLPGTEFAQLLGEVDPKLHSGTGVAAGFFRSLNFLKRKDKGVVFGAPLTEEGIAQIYQLIEYLHKNLQVEGLFRVPGNSIRQQALKECLNSGTDIDLDSGEYHPNDVASLLKTFLGELPETLLTHKHYHAHLKIADMTLFDEKGNKTTVPDKERQIEALQLLFMLLPPANRSLLKLLLDLLYQTARQQEKNKMSASNLALMFAPQIMWPKNLTACDLQENMMKLNYGMAFMIKHSQKIFRAPFYIREHARIQFSGSKMVQSKDDLDLLPSQGSKGLLPSKRNCMDPPCSQPDDSRYHTEEALKELFRHVHNMPESAKKKKIVRQFNKQATPSTPVFDTLTPPRKKHARSRSFGGLIKRKVLGNQFVMEKKNKNVTPETTTCSSGQIDKACKEDINLNVLQRPQDSPALLNRQLCPQSSNDYLGRKKESCSLTNVCFSPTHESSV